One segment of Haliotis asinina isolate JCU_RB_2024 chromosome 12, JCU_Hal_asi_v2, whole genome shotgun sequence DNA contains the following:
- the LOC137258794 gene encoding serine/threonine-protein phosphatase 4 regulatory subunit 1-like isoform X2 yields MADIEFYADESDDTQDDGYGFDDGLGEDTDDNLSPLQRLQKYLDSDNIFNRQMVARGLLDTLRAVGTNEEEAQAVLKAMVKISEDSEPTVRSELMEQVPHIAVYCQENIETFENAVPTYILPMVVRYLNDGNNQVRKTSQAALLVLLEQELVDKADIEEQVVHVILDLASPDSLDDYRTEAVALMSKMAPLLGKDITERQFLSRYCEMCTDPLFHVRKVCAANFGELCAVVGTENTEEHMLPKFYYLCEDGVWGVRKACAECFMNVSCASSLEVRRNDLASLFVNLLCDQSRWVKMAAFQQLGPFISTFADPNSTGLVVNDDGSITFIHPDGEQQSEAEAEMSFKRAAKEALGCDIDDLEAELFRDEKEGEDNSSDGTDFREEKMEIDAVNNGEEEVKTSDETTKSAVEDQERSVEELRALKYENNIKVAVEPMATESSESTVILEDIGESTDGDLNDTDSAVKPEEENSEVDKSHEEVSPESGPATSESKEDQAIDQQEKEEEETEVSEDKSNENTSTSVATDSENSVESVGAGEEAAGSPLGQSEKTHVHIDSTESFNSFQFWRPPFPQVDLDFDLVDGAPTNIHITAKVQDDDKKVYATEMNVAVSSRGLEDVSTSIAQMHVSEKATPVVQTTAVEQAGVKIHTASVSTVSEAETVSHIGSTHVIGQQINEVPMAVVDGVVQDLSTSSISYIDSELSLSSHDSLREQSLIDDATLAQQQDIVPQSLLENYLGMVDPSRAQTVDTEITRHCAYNLPAVAYTLGRQNWHCIKNLYETLAQDMQWKVRRTLAFSLHEMAMILGEEITHKDLVPVFDGFLKDLDEVRIGVLKHLADFLRLLRPDVRRRYLKKVQDFMSTDNHRNWRFRLELAVQLVLLCELYSPQDIRQYIVPMSLALASDKVSEVRHMAYRLLSIILHRMFEENEENLLRALVCEVIDKFALSARWIGRQIFAQICHVILEENSLPPMMFAEELLPSLLSLGVDAIPNVRLSMAKVLAQCIVPLEYFTSQQNPQHEELIATLQKLQTDTDRDVRFFVSQHPETTISSPHDTVPV; encoded by the exons ATGGCGG ATATTGAATTTTATGCTGATGAGTCAGATGATACCCAAGACGATG GGTATGGCTTCGATGATGGACTTGGTGAAGATACAGATGATAATTTGTCACCCCTCCAAAGGCTACAGAAGTATCTTGACAGTGACAACATCTTCAACag ACAAATGGTTGCTAGGGGCTTGTTGGACACGCTTAGAGCAGTTGGCACCAATGAAGAGGAAGCACAGGCTGTCCTTAAAGCCATGGTCAAAATCTCAGAAGATTCTG AACCAACAGTACGATCCGAGCTGATGGAGCAAGTACCCCATATAGCTGTGTATTGTCAGGAAAACATAGAAACTTTTGAAAATGCCGTGCCCACATACATCCTACCAATGGTGGTGCGGTATCTCAATGATGGCAATAACCAG GTGCGCAAAACAAGTCAGGCTGCCCTCCTTGTGCTGTTAGAGCAAGAACTTGTTGACAAAG CGGACATTGAAGAGCAGGTAGTCCATGTGATCTTGGATCTGGCTAGTCCTGACAGCCTTGATGACTACAGAACTGAGGCAGTGGCT TTGATGAGCAAGATGGCCCCCCTCCTTGGGAAGGACATCACAGAGCGTCAGTTCCTCTCTAGATACTGTGAGATGTGCACAGATCCACTCTTCCATGTCAGAAAG GTTTGTGCTGCAAATTTTGGAGAACTCTGTGCTGTAGTAGGAACTGAAAATACGGAGGAACATATG CTTCCCAAGTTTTACTATCTCTGTGAGGATGGAGTCTGGGGTGTACGGAAAGCATGTGCTGAATGTTTCATGAATGTCTCCTGTGCGTCGTCATTAGAAGTCAGACGAAATGACCTGGCCAGTCTCTTTGTAAATCTGCTCTGTGACCAGTCAAGATGG GTGAAGATGGCTGCCTTCCAACAGCTCGGACCATTCATCTCCACCTTTGCCGATCCGAACAGCACGGGTTTGGTGGTGAATGATGATGGCAGTATCACCTTTATCCACCCTGATGGTGAGCAGCAGAG CGAAGCGGAGGCGGAGATGAGCTTCAAACGAGCTGCCAAAGAAGCGTTgggctgtgatattgatgaccTTGAAGCTGAGCTCTTTAGGGATGAGAAAGAAGGTGAAGACAACTCTTCAGATGGGACTGATTTTCGTGAGGAGAAGATGGAGATTGATGCTGTGAATAATGGTGAGGAAGAGGTGAAAACTAGTGATGAAACAACGAAATCAGCCGTAGAGGATCAAGAAAGGTCTGTAGAAGAATTGAGAGCTCTGAAGTATGAGAACAATATCAAAGTTGCAGTTGAACCAATGGCCACTGAGAGCAGTGAATCTACAGTGATTTTGGAAGATATTGGGGAATCGACAGATGGTGACTTAAATGACACTGACTCTGCTGTGAAACCAGAGGAGGAAAACTCAGAGGTTGACAAGTCTCACGAAGAGGTTTCTCCTGAAAGTGGCCCTGCCACTTCAGAATCAAAGGAAGATCAGGCCATTGACCAACAGGAAAAGGAGGAAGAAGAAACAGAAGTAAGTGAAGAcaaatcaaatgaaaacacatctACCTCCGTTGCTACAGACTCTGAGAATTCTGTGGAGTCTGTAGGAGCTGGAGAAGAGGCTGCAGGCAGCCCTCTCGGACAATCCGAAAAAACCCATGTACATATTGACAGTACAGAGTCTTTCAATTCTTTCCAATTCTGGCGCCCACCGTTCCCCCAAGTTGACCTTGATTTTGATTTGGTTGATGGAGCCCCAACCAACATTCACATCACTGCAAAGGTGCAGGACGACGACAAAAAGGTCTATGCAACAGAAATGaacgtggctgtatcctcaagagGCCTTGAGGATGTGTCAACGAGCATAGCTCAGATGCATGTAAGTGAGAAAGCAACGCCAGTTGTTCAGACTACTGCAGTGGAGCAAGCTGGAGTGAAGATCCACACAGCAAGTGTGAGCACTGTGAGTGAGGCAGAGACTGTCAGCCATATTGGCAGCACCCATGTGATAGGGCAGCAGATAAATGAAGTGCCTATGGCAGTGGTGGATGGTGTAGTGCAAG ACCTAAGTACCAGTAGTATAAGCTATATTGATAGCGAGTTATCCCTGTCTTCCCATGATAGTCTTCGTGAACAGTCACTGATAGATGACGCCACTCTAGCTCAACAACAG gacaTTGTGCCGCAGTCTCTCTTGGAGAACTACCTAGGTATGGTTGATCCATCTCGGGCTCAGACAGTGGACACCGAGATTACACGGCACTGTGCATACAATCTCCCTGCCGTGGCCTACACACTTGGCAGACAAAATTGGCACTGCATTAAAAACCTGTATGAAACTTTGGCCCAAGATATGCAG TGGAAAGTTCGTAGGACTTTGGCTTTCTCACTTCATGAAATGGCGATGATTCTTGGTGAAGAGATTACCCACAAGGATTTGGTCCCAGTGTTTGACGGCTTTTTGAAAGATTTAGATGAAGTTCGGATAGGTGTTCTTAAGCACCTAGCAGATTTTTTGAGG TTGTTGCGGCCTGATGTCCGACGGCGCTATCTGAAGAAGGTGCAGGACTTCATGTCTACAGATAACCATAGAAACTGGCGCTTCAGACTGGAGCTGGCTGT CCAGCTGGTTCTCCTTTGCGAGTTGTACAGTCCACAAGACATCCGCCAGTATATAGTACCCATGTCGCTTGCCTTAGCTTCTGACAAGGTCTCGGAGGTCAGACATATGGCCTACAGGCTG cTGAGCATAATTCTACATAGGATGTTCGAGGAAAATGAAGAGAACCTTCTGAGAGCATTGGTGTGCGAAGTTATTGATAAATTTGCCTTGAGTGCCCGCTGGATCGGGAGACAAAT TTTTGCCCAAATCTGCCATGTGATCCTGGAAGAGAATTCACTACCTCCTATGATGTTCGCTGAGGAACTTCTTCCAAGCCTTTTAAGTCTGGGAGTAGATGCAATACCCAATGTACGCCTGTCCATGGCGAAAGTCCTAGCACAATGCATTGTGCCTTTAG AATATTTCACGTCGCAACAGAACCCTCAGCATGAAGAGCTGATAGCAACCCTGCAGAAGCTGCAGACTGATACCGACAGGGATGTTCGCTTCTTTGTCTCACAGCATCCCGAGACTACCATTTCCTCCCCGCATGACACA GTGCCTGTATAA
- the LOC137258794 gene encoding serine/threonine-protein phosphatase 4 regulatory subunit 1-like isoform X1 — MADIEFYADESDDTQDDGYGFDDGLGEDTDDNLSPLQRLQKYLDSDNIFNRQMVARGLLDTLRAVGTNEEEAQAVLKAMVKISEDSEPTVRSELMEQVPHIAVYCQENIETFENAVPTYILPMVVRYLNDGNNQVRKTSQAALLVLLEQELVDKADIEEQVVHVILDLASPDSLDDYRTEAVALMSKMAPLLGKDITERQFLSRYCEMCTDPLFHVRKVCAANFGELCAVVGTENTEEHMLPKFYYLCEDGVWGVRKACAECFMNVSCASSLEVRRNDLASLFVNLLCDQSRWVKMAAFQQLGPFISTFADPNSTGLVVNDDGSITFIHPDGEQQSEAEAEMSFKRAAKEALGCDIDDLEAELFRDEKEGEDNSSDGTDFREEKMEIDAVNNGEEEVKTSDETTKSAVEDQERSVEELRALKYENNIKVAVEPMATESSESTVILEDIGESTDGDLNDTDSAVKPEEENSEVDKSHEEVSPESGPATSESKEDQAIDQQEKEEEETEVSEDKSNENTSTSVATDSENSVESVGAGEEAAGSPLGQSEKTHVHIDSTESFNSFQFWRPPFPQVDLDFDLVDGAPTNIHITAKVQDDDKKVYATEMNVAVSSRGLEDVSTSIAQMHVSEKATPVVQTTAVEQAGVKIHTASVSTVSEAETVSHIGSTHVIGQQINEVPMAVVDGVVQDLSTSSISYIDSELSLSSHDSLREQSLIDDATLAQQQDIVPQSLLENYLGMVDPSRAQTVDTEITRHCAYNLPAVAYTLGRQNWHCIKNLYETLAQDMQVNEWKVRRTLAFSLHEMAMILGEEITHKDLVPVFDGFLKDLDEVRIGVLKHLADFLRLLRPDVRRRYLKKVQDFMSTDNHRNWRFRLELAVQLVLLCELYSPQDIRQYIVPMSLALASDKVSEVRHMAYRLLSIILHRMFEENEENLLRALVCEVIDKFALSARWIGRQIFAQICHVILEENSLPPMMFAEELLPSLLSLGVDAIPNVRLSMAKVLAQCIVPLEYFTSQQNPQHEELIATLQKLQTDTDRDVRFFVSQHPETTISSPHDTVPV, encoded by the exons ATGGCGG ATATTGAATTTTATGCTGATGAGTCAGATGATACCCAAGACGATG GGTATGGCTTCGATGATGGACTTGGTGAAGATACAGATGATAATTTGTCACCCCTCCAAAGGCTACAGAAGTATCTTGACAGTGACAACATCTTCAACag ACAAATGGTTGCTAGGGGCTTGTTGGACACGCTTAGAGCAGTTGGCACCAATGAAGAGGAAGCACAGGCTGTCCTTAAAGCCATGGTCAAAATCTCAGAAGATTCTG AACCAACAGTACGATCCGAGCTGATGGAGCAAGTACCCCATATAGCTGTGTATTGTCAGGAAAACATAGAAACTTTTGAAAATGCCGTGCCCACATACATCCTACCAATGGTGGTGCGGTATCTCAATGATGGCAATAACCAG GTGCGCAAAACAAGTCAGGCTGCCCTCCTTGTGCTGTTAGAGCAAGAACTTGTTGACAAAG CGGACATTGAAGAGCAGGTAGTCCATGTGATCTTGGATCTGGCTAGTCCTGACAGCCTTGATGACTACAGAACTGAGGCAGTGGCT TTGATGAGCAAGATGGCCCCCCTCCTTGGGAAGGACATCACAGAGCGTCAGTTCCTCTCTAGATACTGTGAGATGTGCACAGATCCACTCTTCCATGTCAGAAAG GTTTGTGCTGCAAATTTTGGAGAACTCTGTGCTGTAGTAGGAACTGAAAATACGGAGGAACATATG CTTCCCAAGTTTTACTATCTCTGTGAGGATGGAGTCTGGGGTGTACGGAAAGCATGTGCTGAATGTTTCATGAATGTCTCCTGTGCGTCGTCATTAGAAGTCAGACGAAATGACCTGGCCAGTCTCTTTGTAAATCTGCTCTGTGACCAGTCAAGATGG GTGAAGATGGCTGCCTTCCAACAGCTCGGACCATTCATCTCCACCTTTGCCGATCCGAACAGCACGGGTTTGGTGGTGAATGATGATGGCAGTATCACCTTTATCCACCCTGATGGTGAGCAGCAGAG CGAAGCGGAGGCGGAGATGAGCTTCAAACGAGCTGCCAAAGAAGCGTTgggctgtgatattgatgaccTTGAAGCTGAGCTCTTTAGGGATGAGAAAGAAGGTGAAGACAACTCTTCAGATGGGACTGATTTTCGTGAGGAGAAGATGGAGATTGATGCTGTGAATAATGGTGAGGAAGAGGTGAAAACTAGTGATGAAACAACGAAATCAGCCGTAGAGGATCAAGAAAGGTCTGTAGAAGAATTGAGAGCTCTGAAGTATGAGAACAATATCAAAGTTGCAGTTGAACCAATGGCCACTGAGAGCAGTGAATCTACAGTGATTTTGGAAGATATTGGGGAATCGACAGATGGTGACTTAAATGACACTGACTCTGCTGTGAAACCAGAGGAGGAAAACTCAGAGGTTGACAAGTCTCACGAAGAGGTTTCTCCTGAAAGTGGCCCTGCCACTTCAGAATCAAAGGAAGATCAGGCCATTGACCAACAGGAAAAGGAGGAAGAAGAAACAGAAGTAAGTGAAGAcaaatcaaatgaaaacacatctACCTCCGTTGCTACAGACTCTGAGAATTCTGTGGAGTCTGTAGGAGCTGGAGAAGAGGCTGCAGGCAGCCCTCTCGGACAATCCGAAAAAACCCATGTACATATTGACAGTACAGAGTCTTTCAATTCTTTCCAATTCTGGCGCCCACCGTTCCCCCAAGTTGACCTTGATTTTGATTTGGTTGATGGAGCCCCAACCAACATTCACATCACTGCAAAGGTGCAGGACGACGACAAAAAGGTCTATGCAACAGAAATGaacgtggctgtatcctcaagagGCCTTGAGGATGTGTCAACGAGCATAGCTCAGATGCATGTAAGTGAGAAAGCAACGCCAGTTGTTCAGACTACTGCAGTGGAGCAAGCTGGAGTGAAGATCCACACAGCAAGTGTGAGCACTGTGAGTGAGGCAGAGACTGTCAGCCATATTGGCAGCACCCATGTGATAGGGCAGCAGATAAATGAAGTGCCTATGGCAGTGGTGGATGGTGTAGTGCAAG ACCTAAGTACCAGTAGTATAAGCTATATTGATAGCGAGTTATCCCTGTCTTCCCATGATAGTCTTCGTGAACAGTCACTGATAGATGACGCCACTCTAGCTCAACAACAG gacaTTGTGCCGCAGTCTCTCTTGGAGAACTACCTAGGTATGGTTGATCCATCTCGGGCTCAGACAGTGGACACCGAGATTACACGGCACTGTGCATACAATCTCCCTGCCGTGGCCTACACACTTGGCAGACAAAATTGGCACTGCATTAAAAACCTGTATGAAACTTTGGCCCAAGATATGCAGGTAAATGAG TGGAAAGTTCGTAGGACTTTGGCTTTCTCACTTCATGAAATGGCGATGATTCTTGGTGAAGAGATTACCCACAAGGATTTGGTCCCAGTGTTTGACGGCTTTTTGAAAGATTTAGATGAAGTTCGGATAGGTGTTCTTAAGCACCTAGCAGATTTTTTGAGG TTGTTGCGGCCTGATGTCCGACGGCGCTATCTGAAGAAGGTGCAGGACTTCATGTCTACAGATAACCATAGAAACTGGCGCTTCAGACTGGAGCTGGCTGT CCAGCTGGTTCTCCTTTGCGAGTTGTACAGTCCACAAGACATCCGCCAGTATATAGTACCCATGTCGCTTGCCTTAGCTTCTGACAAGGTCTCGGAGGTCAGACATATGGCCTACAGGCTG cTGAGCATAATTCTACATAGGATGTTCGAGGAAAATGAAGAGAACCTTCTGAGAGCATTGGTGTGCGAAGTTATTGATAAATTTGCCTTGAGTGCCCGCTGGATCGGGAGACAAAT TTTTGCCCAAATCTGCCATGTGATCCTGGAAGAGAATTCACTACCTCCTATGATGTTCGCTGAGGAACTTCTTCCAAGCCTTTTAAGTCTGGGAGTAGATGCAATACCCAATGTACGCCTGTCCATGGCGAAAGTCCTAGCACAATGCATTGTGCCTTTAG AATATTTCACGTCGCAACAGAACCCTCAGCATGAAGAGCTGATAGCAACCCTGCAGAAGCTGCAGACTGATACCGACAGGGATGTTCGCTTCTTTGTCTCACAGCATCCCGAGACTACCATTTCCTCCCCGCATGACACA GTGCCTGTATAA